Part of the Plodia interpunctella isolate USDA-ARS_2022_Savannah chromosome 13, ilPloInte3.2, whole genome shotgun sequence genome, ctTTTCTGTCGAGCCGGACACAAAAAGCAGCCATGTGAGATTGATGAGGTCTATGCTCTTAACCGGATAATGAGTTTCTTCCCCAAGAGAATGACTAGTAGTTATGAAGCTACTTGAATGGATACAAGAAAGAACACGTTGCTTCGTAATAAACCTATTCGAATTAGACACAATCAAGCGACTATTCATCTCGCTGATATATCAGTTTGTCTGAGCACGGGTCACGCAAAGGCAACTGTTCTATTTTTTGCCAACTACACTAATCGCTATGACTATGACGGATTTCTGTCGATTCTGTTTCTcgcgtttttttaaatatgagtttttttatatctgaACGAGGttcagaaaaaatacatttacttacCTTCACCACAACCTCTACATCTTTAGAATTATACTTTGTAAATAGATTCCTATGTCGTCACGTCTACCTGCTTTCTTTACCTCAACCAAGTAGGTAGGTTCTTCTGCTATCCATTTACCTGCCATCGATTTTACCTGCGGTAGATACTTTGCGTTTATGCGTTAACTTCTTGGACTTCTAATAAATGCCAGTAcgggtatatatatataatataatctgaaataGAACCCTGGGTTTATCTAGAAATTCACAGAGGAACGAATTCCCAGGCgcaatttctaattttaacaTGTTCAAAAATAGCTAAAATCAGAAGGACAAGCATAGAGAATAAAATGAATGTacacgtaataaaaaaactgaaagaGACTTTAGGATTTCACTAAGTTTCTACTTATAGAGACGTTGACGATGACGGTGAGACGTTGTTTTCAATCTctgtattatttactttaagcCGTGACTGTAAAATGTATCTgtgttgtttataattatattatactaatgaataaaaagtataattaatagGTAATCATTAAGATACTGGAACGACGGGAACactaaaaaactatttactaaTTAGTTGATAACTAACTAATACTTGTCTATAAATTTtacgcaaaaaaaaacttgttcaaAAGTTATTGGGGAATTCTGCGTCTAAAGGCGTagaatcccaactaatatttgaaatgcgaaagtgaattaatttgttgttgtCGTCTTTTCCCTCTTAGGTATTTACAATTCTTAGCGATTGGCGGCAATCTAGAGGCATAACAATTTGTCGGTTTCACGAGGATTTATGaactaacttaaaataattgtcaatattattagttatatcCAGAAGAGGACGTCATAAGAAGTTGTCACAGACCGCCTAATCGATGAATTTTATCGTTCACAATTTTTCGacagttacaaacaaaatagtttagaattttacttataaattaggTAATGTTTTGGGACTAAATTTGCTCCGTGGTCGAGTCCAGGTATTAGCGGTACGTGGGTTGGGTTTCGTCGCTTTGTTCTAAGCCCAAGGGACAATGCAGTACTGGACAATATGTCACGGCCCTTGCCTCCCAAGGCCACCCGACATGGTGTTTAGTGTGCATTCGCAGGTAGCATATTTAAGATTTAGTGGACATATGTTGAGACGAGacaatattgtgtttttaaaatttgaaattcacATTTTTGCCCTTCGAAAGGTCCGAAGTTCCGTAGCCAGATATCGTAGCTGGCTTTTGTAGTGTGAATGCTGTCTTGTCCATAAATATGTATCAATATGAATTTGGATGTTATGGATGGTTTGGCATCTGCTGTGGTTCGATGTAAAGAGGCATAGCTACATATAATACGCAAACTAATTTGTGACCATGACCCCGCACTACTATAAATCTATCAATTATCTTATTTCACTTTAGAGTTCCTCAGTAGTAGTGATCTCGTCTCTATTGCTAATCAATTATCTTGTTTCACTTTAGAGTTCCTCAGTAGTAGTGATCTCGTCTCTATTTCTAAACCAAAGAATCCACAGTCATTCAAACCGATTTCGTATACTTGGCCTAAAGCGTTCCCGCTTAGCAAGGAGCGTGTCGAAATCAGGTCAAACTGTAATCTGTAATCGCTCCACCAATCCACGGAACGCACGCCGACTAATGTTAGGTAGCTATCCTCACAGCCTTTTCTTGATAAAAGcataatgaaaaaacaaatgaactGCTGAGTATTGAATTCGTGACCTCCATGAAAACATAAGTTTTAGAACATTTTTCAACTTCAACAAAAATTGGAGACTCAATTTCAACGTCAACACATTTCAGACTAGATTCGGGTAAACTAATGGGTACTAACTACATTGTTAGAACAAAGAAAACTTTGCTTTGGCAGATATATTCTCAgtatgtagtaaataaaaaataaataatagatagcTGCGTTCAAAGATGGGTTTACGCTCAGTATTTTCTCAGTTTCTCCCCAAACGGTCTGATGTAAACCCTTTTTATAGAGAGGATACAACAGGACCTTGTTGCGCGTGAGTCGCCCACCTGCGACGACCTTATGCAATGCTCACTGCACTTGCCTTATCATTTTACAGACCCACTtgtaattatgataaatataccTTTGAAGTAAATTCTAATAAGAACTTGTGCAAACCCGCTCAAGATCAATAATCGCCacatagatataaaatgtatgacgcaaaatatttgtagtaGCTAGCAGAAAACTAGCAAAGATTCCACAGAGTTTCCAACTTTCTGTTACAGAGTTTGCTAACTGAAGATTGTTTGTAGGTACTacgtttgtataaaaaagaaacaactAGTTATCCTAGACCTTTGGCAAATACACGCCAAGATTTGATATTGCCAAAACTACAAATACCTGCCAACTTTTTGCACCATCACTATTCCCACAGATTTGTTTGCGCTAATAGCCAAGCCAACAATCGTGCTTTCGCATCGTTATCGTCATTGttgttttgtacttttatcttagaaaatataattttgtttacaatacgTAGGTATACGTCTTCAGTGTAATGATGAGATATTATTGACTACGAGTAACAGGTATTTTTATCGGTTGCGTTGTTTCAGAGTCCGTCGCAATCGGTGGCCGTGAAAGTGGTGACCAAGAAGGGCATCCAGAAGGCGTCGGAGATTCTGGTGAAAGAGATCAAGATCCTGCGCGAGCTGACGGCTTTGCACCACACGAACCTGGTCGCCATGCACGACTGCATGGACAGCCCACAGTATGTCTACGTCGTCATGGAGgtcagttattttataaatattgtattttctgACGATTAGACAGGCAAGGCCATAGAACTAcgaataaaattcaaaatagaaACGAAAAGCAATTCGAGCAGTCCATACTGGAGGTTtgctttcataaaataattgttaccTATCATAAACATTCATCTTGAAGAGTAAAATTTACCAGACACTGCTTACCCCAATGTTTGctaaaatttctattttaagaATCGTTTGaatacttattattgtttatttctgtCTGCCTTCCGCTTGTTCAATATGGGTgaagcatttattttcaacattggAGGATACGTGAGAATGGCTTTTTCGGTAAACATGCAGCAATCGCAATAAAAATTAGCTGTATTCCTTGTTTAACAACTAGCAATAAATAACGTGCGTTTCAACTAATTGGTTGAAATTTATTCAGTACAATACAAATcttgttttttaaagtaaccAATCAAACGCTTAAcctatcttattttatttatccgaagtaataattacctatttcTTTTCAATAACTCTTTGATTACTAGAAATCAATTTAATCtatttaatatctataatGTAGAAAACATTGTCATATTAATAGACCTTGTATGTAGTGGATATAATCTACCCAGCTCCAAACACATCGTCTTAGTTAAAATACCATAAACAGTCTGCAAACGTAGTGTTAGTTCAAAACTTTATCGCATTTGGTCACGCCTCCTGCTCCTCAACTTCATGTGGTTAGTTTAGTCACGTGTTTTAGTTTGAAAACGTTCCTCATCATTATACATTCTACCTGTCAAAATatacaactaatattaaacaatCACCATCAACTTgttactttttcttatttattatttcttggtataaatatatgagacaaaattaagtttatccTTGTCATACAACATATGCTTAAATTCCATATATTCatatgcagtttttttttctctgcTATGTATAATCACAGACCCATGGAATAGACACAAACCCGGAATCATAAATTAACATACAATGAAGTGGCGCTCGTTACAATTACCAGGAACTTGCGTATTATTAAACCATTTAAACTGCTGCCCATAACCCATTGGCCTTGCCCTTAATCTACTTCTGATAATGAAGCGGCGAACAAAACCGCAAGCAGCATTTTGTTTTGGCACATACCATACCAGCATACCTACCATACAAGATATTTTTCTACAGTTATTtgcttttcaatatttttaggaaAAAGTCAGTAGACCTAATAATCCCTAAAGCGAACTGTGAATACATATGCATTAACCTTCTTAAAATTATACGACAAAAGGAATTCTATTCTAATAGATCCATTACAGTTAAATATAATCCAGTGCTAGCGTGTATATCAGCGAAGCGCTTCATTTCCAATGCGTGTAGAAGATTAAACGCAAGGTCAAATATTTAGTGAGACAACACTTCTCTATCACGCATTTGGTGCGTGCGCTTCCAATCATTTTCGTCTGCCATAGATTACACTAAAATTGCAGACGGAtcaagataaaaattataaatattcacgTGAATCGGaccaaattgaaattattgcGCAGCAGGATGCCGTAATAGGTCAAGGGGATATCAATAAAAGATTAGTAGACGTTATACATGCCAGACAATGTAAAATTGTTATCAGACGACAGAACTTTGCTTCGGTCACCGTACAGTATAGGGTCGAGATCGTTGGTAGTAGGACCTGCCCTACTAACCTTATCTCCTTCTTTATCACTGAAACGACTTCATTAACTGAAACGATTTGCTTTTGCGatctaatttctaaaaattttttgtaatcgTACTAAAATTTATACGTAAAGtcataagttttcttttttacctgtaatagaaatcatttaactatcatatcaatataatttacctTAGCCAATATTTTCCAACATTAGGTCCTTTTCCAACATTAGGACTCCATATTAGTTTTTGTATTGGGGTCTCGTGGAACAAGTTGAGTCAGATCTAGCTAGAGCGGTGTTTGTGGATGTGGCGCGCCATGGTGTCTGACTGTCTGCTGTAATACCCACACGTGTCGCGGCTTCGCCTCGTGTCAGAGCCGGTACTCGTCCTGCCTCGTGTTGTATCTACGTTATATTATTGCGCACAACCACATTAACGCCTACAACTTCGTACATGCAAAAGTACATTTGTTGACTTAATGTTCCTTTACGGTGCAGCGCGTGGCGGGAGTAACACCTCTTGATTAAACAACACACTATTTAAGTACTAATTGCgcaataattattacatgtaAAGCTTACGTACGTGCTTCACTTGTTGCAATCTctatgtattgtattgttttactAGTTATGTATTGTAATTCTTTCAGATTTTCGCCTACTATATGGCTTCTTAAAACATTGCctaaattcattaatattattcatatttatcattttgttcTAGCCCAAATTCGAACAATGGCAAGCATTGTTGTTGTTCTAAGTCACTTTTTGTAAGTTTGATCTGAGTCACACCGCCGTAGATTCTAAAGTTTAGTTGACCCGACTTGCGACTgatatcgataaatattatcattgtGGATAAGCGACACATTCCCGACGAACATTACATACGCTACTGCGTACTTAGTAATTCTGCTTTTTTATTCGAAATGCGACACAACTTCGCGCTGCCTGAGCCGATTTAAAGGCCCTTTTTTGTAACACCAAAGATTTTTTGTAACTTGCAAGTCGACTTAAATCTTGGGCAAAGGCTTCGGAATAACTTTATCAAAACAAACTTTTCTTGTCTTaatctatatgtattatatacttttgttAGTTTTGGTAATCTTGCATTCGCTGCAGATTTTTTCTGATACATAGAGGTACCACCACGTAGTTTCCTGAGTGCCACCctggtaggtacttatttttatgagaTATTGTTTTATCACTTTATGTTATTTCATCAAATGTTATTGAAGATCAAGCAGGGTAATCTTCAAATCTTTACGAAGACACaacagtatatttattaaataacagaCGTAATAAGACGACACAGACGTACATAAATTCGCTAGATATATACGTAGTGTTTATGTTGcgtaaaaactaaaacagCAACGCCCTCGTCGCAGCACAATAAGCCAAGTGAAGTTCATTGGCACGAATTCTGAGATAGGAACGTTTCGTGGATGGTCGCCATGGCCGGCCGGTGACGGCCGCCGCCAACCATGACTTCACTAATTATGTACGTCAATTTTTTGACTCTTATTTATAGCCCAGCCgtcacttatttattttagaacagATTgactttgttaaatataaagtgaTATCATATCGACACAAAACTGTACCTATATGATGTAGGTATGCCTTTATTAAAACAAGAGCAGAGGCCAACATTATATCTAGGCGATACTACATTTCAAcagcaaattaaaatttgaatttccaTATCCATTTCCTGAGCCATCTATGTTAATtatactacatatatatagcttATAGAATATGGTAGACATTTAAAGCGATTGCTAGTGATCTAAAAAACAATGCGGAAGAGCTCGCGGCTTCACGCTTCTGCGTAGTTAATTCTTTGCCTCACTCGACACGTGTGTTTGATGACGtagtgaattaaaattatagttatatcTGACCCATTTTCagtgataaaaagtattacatattatagcCATGATCATTTAAAGGCAAAAATACCATAAAATAATTCCGATTCAGATTTATGaatcagaaaataaaacacagcgaatgaaatttaataaataatagattgAAAATCatgctaaaattttattcaccaGATGGTGAATGTTGCAGTTTTGGCAAGAGTTCTCTGTAATGTGTTATACCTAGAATCTTTTAGTATGTGGTATACGGGATAGGTGCGATCTTATGCAAGAGTTCGCGCGTGTTGCCGAATGAAAACGTGTGTAGGTGACGAACTCGCCCGAATGTGCCCGACCATTCTGAACCTAAACACAATACAGACAATGGTAACTTTGCCAGCTATTTAGAGAATAATTTGCAATCTTATTACCTATTATACCAATTAATGCATCAATATCATAAATCGTTGAATGAGTATCCTCAAAGTAtcgaacttaccttggggctaGCTAACTCATTTgtcgttataatatttatttatttagtttttcttcATTTCTTAATTAACCAATAATTTTTGGATATAGAAATATCATATCTTTTTATACATGCATAGTGTGCCATTTTATGATTActtattaggtttttttttcacattcgTTCGCTCTTGTTCAATATCTCTTCGATTAATATGTTCGTGAGAAACAACGTATCCTTGCTAAAGTCTAGTACCACAATCAAAATAGGTGCACTGCAACTAGGGCGACGAGATAGTaagtattacatatattatattgggcagcattattaatgaacccgtttttaatgttgtattttaGATTCATATTACTAAAATCGTTATATTCCATTATTTCATGACTTGTCTAAATGCTAACGCTAACTACACTAATGTAAGCTTTACTGTTTTAAAGCCCAAGACTATTCATTCATATACAGGCCcattatgtaatttacatttgtgcttttcacattattattattttcacttttgtgTTCGTTGTATTATTAGCTCGTGCCTAAATTgcgttattaatttaattctcaTATAGttaataggtatgtaattcTAGTCAATAGCAATAGACTATTGctagtatttttcatatttgctGATATCCAATGCGCGACATCTTTCTTTTCGTTTGGTATCGCAATCAGGTGGTGACCTCGTGGTCGCATTAGTGTGCGCTCTTGGGGCCCTACATCTCGCACGTGGCACTCGGTCGAGCCGGTATCTCGACGCTATTGGCAGGGCTTCGTTCGCGTACCACTTCAATAAATATCGTTTAATTGAGTTTAAACGTACAAACGCTACTCTACTAAGTGTCCCTACTCGTATAATAAGTGGTTTGATATgcatgaagttttttttaaacttaaggTTTTTGGTCGGGGCGGATAAAAACAGGAGCAATAACTTCCTGCCTCATTCATTCACATGCACCTTATCTTTCATGCATTATcagtatattgttatatttttaaattatgtaggtaGCATGCAGGATGATAAAGATCTAACGTGCGTATAAAAAAACGGTCCATATCGCAAACCGGTAAAGGTTTTTATGTCAGAAAATGCATTCACTACAGATTAATGGGAGGTAACGGAACGGAAAATGTAGTCTACTTCCATTTTAAGTAAAGGTACATTGACGGTTCATCAGTAAACTAATAGTTCATGTGAAACCACGTGTGTCATTTCTCTCCCTGACTTCTCGATGGCACAAACAAACCGATCGCCTGTCTAGAGAAATGAGCGTGAAAGATTGCGTCAGACACGTCATTTCGCACTCCATCTACTCCGCCCATGCTGGAAAGCGAGCTGGCCTGGCGGAAACCGCAGCTTTCTAACCATCCGTCTAATACACTTGTAATTTCAAATCACCACCAAGTTCACTCTCATTTTCGAACGCTACTCATTTCCAAGTAGCTTTCGATATGATGACTTAGGTAGTTTCTCGAATCATTCGTTGCCCATGAAAATAAAGCGTTTTACTGCAAGACGCAAGGTATTATTGTGGTATTATAAGTGTGTGGTTGTCACTTTCTTTTCGTACATTACTAACGTTGTTATTCATGTGATCcccatatttttatctttcatCTCGTGTAAATAACATAGGTACACTTAATTTTCCTTTGTTGAATTTTGCAGAAATATCTTGTCTATTTAATTAGTCATCACATCACGTTTCGCGCATGTTGAGGTCACGCCTAGTCGACGCAGGTACATACATTCATATAATggtatctatataaataaataaatatattaagacaaatcacacagattgagctagccccaaagtaagttcgagacttgtgttatgggatactaactcaatgatactatattttataacaaatatatagataaacatgcaagacccgggccaatcagaaaaagaacgttttccatcataacacgaccggggatcgaacccgggacctctcggttcagtggcaagaaccttgctactgcgccaccgaggtcgtctcggtatatacttaaatacattattttagaaaataacatatttaattttgaagtttgaTTGGGAGtttgcattttattacattgctTTATGGTTGGTCACACCATTACAAGCAAAGTAGCAAAATTTGGAAACAGtacaattttaagtaatataaaataatacaaaattcattaataatgtaaCAGATATTAATGAACCTTTTAATATGTTACAGGAACATACGAAGTGGAAACTTGattgatttttctttatagCAGATAGAACATCATTGAGAACCGGTATCTATTTATACTAGTACGTCGTGTTTTATCGCGCatatattaactttaattgtgtatttatttatgtaacatatACTAGCATTATCGGTAAAGTATATTTGCTTCataaatgcattatttatgaatgtatGATTCCGCCTAGTTCTCAGCCCGAGGAGAGTCGGTTGTTAACGGTAATCTCGTACCTGTTACGTGTGTACCATTTCCTTTGTTTTCAAGCGGAGGAAAAACTCGATCTAGACTTGTTGTCGCCGCGGTATCTTCCATATGCTTTTATAtcaacattttatcaatttaatgcAAAAATGTTTGCATATTTTCATCACATAAGgtaataactaattatttctagattattttattactgcaACAATCGAAATAATCTTtcgaaaattgatttttataactgataggaaataattttataatgtttttaggATATCACTTGTTAGGGGTGAAATCAGCTCCGCATTAATCGTTAAATTGCTGTTTGCGCCACAGACATGCAACTAAAGGGTCTCGAAATGTTAGTAGGTCAGACACGGACTAGCATGAATTCTTGATAATGTTTCTCACATGATAGCAACAGGTTTTTGTATCAATAATATAGTCAGGTACAGAGGCATTGAAGGGtacctttttatattaatttaaataaataaatgtacaaagCCTCTCAAACCTCGTAAACGACCGAGAGGCCGACtgttattgaattaaaatttaaacggGGTCGCTACACTTGAATCATATCTCACTCACACGTCCCAAATGGGAATGCTTATACCACAGCTCATACTGAATTTACTTTTCGTATTTAGTGTATGTTTACGTGGAGCATTGTCCCGTCTTCGCTGCGATATATGTTTGCAACTGCACCGACCGTGGAGTCAACGACCCAGGCCAATCTGCAGCTCGtattatttttgagaaaaaacaCGTGAAATGTAGAAATTTATCAAATGGCCCGTGTCGAAAAGTATTAAAAGTAAAGCATGCatcacaacaaaataaaatcataagtCAAGCCATGTATTTCTATCGCTTTTTACGAGATCGTGACCTGATCATCTGAGTCATCATCCTAAAAATGTCTTCGGCAGCGgtgtaagtttttttactagttttaaaatatctgtCAGTCATATTCGTAACAATGTTACGTTCAGTTTTATACATGTCCATAACGtacttgtattgtattatattacttcTGAAGATTGGCAGTGGTCTGTCTGTCCTAATAGTAGCTAGTAATAACTGCTTTTGAAACTTGTGCAATTCCATGAAGTAATGGTTTCCTTTATTATGATCCTATATCAAAGGAACGTGAAATATTACACaatgcattatatttatatatttttattatgttaagtaCAAAACATGTACCTaacattgaatattttcttattatatacgtaaatggattttcttatttacatttttgtatctCTTTCCATATTTTACTATTGATTGTAGCGACCACCACTTCAATTTCAGTTCATAATCATATGCACATGCTGCGTTgataaagttgactggtgtgATCGACTACAAtcttcgtaaaaaaaatatattttacggTTGTTTTTCAAAGTGACTCCAATTTTCAACTTTAGGTTTTCTCTATTTATGTACTAATTTTCATTCcagtataaataagtattattagaCAGGAAATTAAAAGCCTTAAATTACGCTTACATCGAAGTATCCATGACAcactttttgtattaaaatcacacagcACAAATATCACCTAACGTTTTCATAGTCTCTACCAACTGCAGTtctagaaatttattttgacaataaataattttctatgaCATTCAGATCGAAACCACAAAGAGTCAATTGTAACACAAAAATGCACCCATTAAACGGGAGATTTATCTTGCAAAGGTATTTCTTCTGGAGCAGTTGTTCCATTTGCATTACCTGCGGTCTGTTGACGATCTGGTGTTCTTGAATTGGAATTAGAACTGAATCTCTTTCTAATTGCTGTCCAattctttttaattgtaattccAGCTACTACTACCACCATACCCGCAACTATTATTCCAATAATACTTTTGTTTACACCCCCGGTTTTTGAATCGGCTGTAGTTGCACCAACTTTATAATTAGATGAATCATTTGTATCTGGCTTAGCTTCTTTTTGTTTAGATGCAGGCTCAGCTGGAATATTAAGTTTTCCCCTTGGTTCATCAGAATTATCAGCCTCTACTAAAGTACTAAACCTTGAAATTGCTGTAGCTTCGTCTGTTTTAACTGGACTATATGCTGTTTCAGGCATAATATTTGATGATCCAGTCTCGGGTTCTTTTATATCACTCCGGGAAGAAAATTCTTTTACTGGACTTGTTTCTGAGATGTTTAAATCTTTTTCATTTACTTCATTTTCTAATGGGGTCTCATTATCAACTGAGATAGGCATTTCATTGTGTACACCATTTATTTCAGGTGTATCCACTGTTGGTTCAATGTCAATTTCTTCTTCGTTATCACTAAATATAGCTCCTGGGATTTGAGCATCAATAAAATCGTTTTCAATATCATCTAGTGAATCTGGGcatgttttttctttctcaCAAGTGTcaacacatattatttttaaactgctAGCTAATGATTTGCATAATCCCGCTTCGACTTCTTCATCAAATGCGTTAGCGGGTACAACAATATTTTGCAGTGATGTAAATTTTCCCAACGCGTCAGATTCCAATGGCTGAAACATGAAGAGGttcatgttaatttaatattaactatatgcaaataaataggCAGTCTTATTTGCatatagttaatttaatttaacttaaattaaattattgacaataaacaattttaatgtgcttattttatctaaactcGTCACGTTAGTTTaacttttgataaaatataataaaaaaattgttgtatacaacttaa contains:
- the LOC128674981 gene encoding uncharacterized protein LOC128674981, with product MTMEAKHLCLLLLAFVPFTTVRGQNGDDLPIPMENDNQFPPEQQAAPSDGDMLEGSGIGAIPPPETEDKPSSTTTEQPPIEDILSGTSQLLIEQDSADNKDNPDSQLSCPEKCLCNVEGDDFTTDCSGAELTIFPETIDLKTTKLKLQNNKLTEIPKEISTLTNLKVLNASGNLIQDLALGSISTLSGLLVLDLQNNRMLQFPMDLKNSFGLTKLETLNLGGNDIREPLESDALGKFTSLQNIVVPANAFDEEVEAGLCKSLASSLKIICVDTCEKEKTCPDSLDDIENDFIDAQIPGAIFSDNEEEIDIEPTVDTPEINGVHNEMPISVDNETPLENEVNEKDLNISETSPVKEFSSRSDIKEPETGSSNIMPETAYSPVKTDEATAISRFSTLVEADNSDEPRGKLNIPAEPASKQKEAKPDTNDSSNYKVGATTADSKTGGVNKSIIGIIVAGMVVVVAGITIKKNWTAIRKRFSSNSNSRTPDRQQTAGNANGTTAPEEIPLQDKSPV